A single genomic interval of Candidatus Paceibacterota bacterium harbors:
- the rpsR gene encoding 30S ribosomal protein S18 — protein MGCYFCQRNIKEIDWKNGKLLSRYISASGKIKSKRKTGTCSKHQRSLKKAIKKAREMAVLPYSI, from the coding sequence ATGGGATGTTATTTTTGTCAAAGAAATATTAAAGAAATTGATTGGAAAAACGGAAAGCTTCTTTCAAGATACATATCTGCATCCGGAAAAATAAAATCAAAAAGAAAAACTGGAACTTGCAGTAAGCATCAAAGAAGCTTAAAAAAAGCGATTAAAAAAGCAAGGGAAATGGCTGTTCTGCCATATTCTATTTAG